The Rosa rugosa chromosome 1, drRosRugo1.1, whole genome shotgun sequence genomic sequence CCTTTCAATGGAATTTCACATGATCATTAACCTAATTTTTAACACATTGTACTGTACCTCCCAAGCAATCCCATCAGCATCAGCATTGACACAAAGCTTCCTCGACAGTTTTCTTTTCAAGCCATCAATCTCTGAGAGTTAAAAGAAATCCCCATTTATAAAAGAAGCCATTTTGAAAGTACCTTCGCCAAGTTCTACAAGCAGATGACTTTACCTAATTCACCAGGTCTTAAGCGACCACCAGGAAGCTTAAAGATGCAATTTCTTACTTGCAAGAGTAGTATATGAGGATGTTTGAACAACTCGACCTGAGTTAAAAGACAGTTTCATAAACAAGTACCTACCATTCAAGAAATTACTATTCATGGAAATCCAAAAAACAAGTTGTTAGAATATCTACACAAGATTGAATGAATTCGTTCCTCGTGATAGAAAAGTTagcaataaataaaaaataaaaaataaaaaataaattgaatgaTGACAGAGAACCAACCAAAATAACTGCTTCTACACAAGTCCTCAATCCATGAGCAGCATAGCTACCATATAAACAATCACACAAGAACAGAAAAAGTTAACATTTAGAAGCAAAACAGGTAAAAGTAAATGAAAATAGAAGGAACCCAATTGAGAAAAAAacgaaagaaaaaaagttacTTGGAGTTCAATCTCTGAACACGATCAGCTAAAGTCTCATCCTTGAAAGGAATGGCTTCCTTGGATCCAAAGTAGTAGCAACTGAGAGGGTATATGTCCAGTTGACGGCTCAGATCATCGTTGTGAGTATGATCAACAACGTTACTGTCTGACACGCGTACAGGACCCCCTTCTTCCCCCATCTTCAAAGTTTCGTGAAGCTCCCAAACTCACCTGAGAAAGACCAGTCCAGACCAGAGACACAGAAAGATCGAGCAGAGAATAGTTGGAATATATATAGGTGGGACTGGGATACGTGGCTCTGTGTCGCAGTGGGTGTGTGT encodes the following:
- the LOC133713560 gene encoding pre-mRNA cleavage factor Im 25 kDa subunit 1 produces the protein MGEEGGPVRVSDSNVVDHTHNDDLSRQLDIYPLSCYYFGSKEAIPFKDETLADRVQRLNSNYAAHGLRTCVEAVILVELFKHPHILLLQVRNCIFKLPGGRLRPGELEIDGLKRKLSRKLCVNADADGIAWEVGECLDVWWRPEFETLPCRDLPSTDKNPKECTKLFLVKLPESRKFIVPKNLKLLAIPLCQINKNRETYGPIISGVPELLSDFTFNIIEA